GTCcagaaaccccccccccccagctcaGTGTCATCTGATGCCCTGCTGCTAATACTGGCTGCAGCACTACATTTGGCTGCCAGCTGTTGTGTGTGAATCCTGCCCCGCTGAGTCACATCCAGAATATTCACCTCAACACGCTGAAGGAGAACGCTGGCTGAGCAGCGTGACATGAAAGGAAAGTTCCGGCTTATTTCCATCACAGgagaacaaaagagaacaaattCACCAGGTCTGTACGCCTCAACAGTTAATCACTTTatgtcaaagtgaaatgtgTAGTTTTATGATAAAGGTTTCATAACATCTCATGATAAATGAAGAGATGCAGCAGCCCACCAATCGTGTCCTCCAGACATCAGGGACTGTTCTTATTTGGTACAAACATCATCATCCGTTTTGTGTTTGGCCGTTTGGCGTTTGGGCGTTTGTTTGGTTCCAGACTGATAAAGTATTCCTGTCTGTAAACTGTTACCATCTCGACTGAGCTGTTAGTCACTCAGTAAGCAGGCCTCTCAGTTGTTGTCCCCAGTCCAAAATAAACTTGGCTgttgtctctgtccctctgagTGCACAGAACAGTGAGATGAGTCCCATTTACCGGTCTGCCTGCTTGTGTCTCTGAAGCCTCAGACGATGGACCAAGTAGTTCATAAAACTCATTAACAGTATTTAATAAGTTATGTGGAAGATAGTAAAAAGTGCCAAAGATTTGAGCTGATTCACACAGGCTCCTGTAATAACTTTATTCTTTATCCCGGCCACACCTCCAGGGACTGCTGGGCGCGCCCTTGGCGATTAGCTTGGGATGTTGGgcttgtgtttgactgtgtaCTCTAAGAACAAACACGTGCCGAGAGCGGCGTTGCAAACGGctcacagctgactgacagccCCAGCGTACAGTAACATGGATAGAAAAACAGAGACTAATAATAACAGAGGAGCCTGCAGgactctgctgtgtgctgtgcttgGTGTCAACAGTCTGTGGACTAAATGTGGTCCTCTCGTCTGCGGCCAGAAGGAATCAGAATAAATGTTAAGTGAATGTTCTGTTGATCAATGACTCTGAGTGGTTTGTGTCACTGAACTGTCATGGTGTTTTTAACAGCTGTATGTCCTAAATGTTTCCTTATCTGAAACTACCGTCTTACGTTCTCTAAAATCCTGCTTTAGTAGCTTTAGCTTTCAGGCGGTCCTGTTTTAGGGTTGGGGTGTTGCTGATGATAAGTCACAGCCCTGGGATCTGCTCAGTGTAGCATGAAAGGCTCAACCACATGCAGAATGCAGTGACGCTCCAACCTGTTCAGCTCTGACCTTTGTCCTCcctcattgtttttctctcaggacTCTGAATCTTTGGACCGGTGCATCCAGACTGCTCTGTCAGTCCTCTACCCGCCCTTCCAGGCCACGTCCCCGACTGTCCTCTGTCAGGTCCTCAGCGTGGTGGAGAGCTACTACAGAGGAGACGGCCTGCGCTACCTACTGCACTTCCTGTTGCCTGCCAAGCAATTTTTAGTAAACATCCAACAAGGTGCCTGTGTGAGTATCCCCTGAtctgtgtgatggaggaggcTGGTGTCCTGTCTGCAGGAACAGCCAGGTTCAAACTCGTCCTGTAGGGGCTGGGATCTGACCACCATCTGCAATGGCTTCTGTCTGGCCTGTAGAGAACCAGTCACACATGGACAGGTCATGTTGTTCTCACGCTGAATCTGAAGACTTCACCTTTACTGTCACTGACCAAGAAGTCAACAACCAACAGTTAATGGAGTGAAATCACAGGAACTCGCACGTTTATTCTCTGtatgttttgtctctgttttgggTCCATGCTGCAGCAGCCAGATATGATAGAGGAGGACACAAGAACAAAcaagtagatagatagatagattgacTTTgttcatccccgaggggaaattaggttgtcatagcagtccagtatattttaatacaataaaacacacaataacaagaAATACTAAGGagaaaaatagaatagagaaatagaaatagtatcagtatgtgtatatgtatatatcaggggtcggcaacccaaaatgttcaaagagccatattggaccaaaaaaacaaaaaacaaatctgtctggagccacaaaaaattaaaagcattatataagccttatatgaagggaacacaggctgtaagtgtatattacCTATATTAGCTTTCCAAAATGaccaatttgatgaatgaatccttcatatactcaccatctgtgaacggttttccacgcTTTATGTGCGGAAAACCTACGCTCGTCCAGTGTTTTGTGGAGGGGCTGAGAGGGATTGTCCATAATGGCCAGCAGTTTAGccaccatcctctcctccaccacctcctccagggtgacAAGTTTACAGCCAACAGACTCTGCCTTCCTGATCAGTTTTTTCAGTCTGTTGGCGTCCTTTGCCTTGAAGCCCGCACCCCAGGACACCGCAGCAAAGAAGATGGTGCTCGCCACAACAGGCTGATAAAAACAAGCTCCGGTTCAGGACGTTTTCACTGGCCAAATTCTCTCAATACACTAACTGTAACTGTGATTGTTTAAAATAACCATAACATATCATCGTGTTCATTTAATCACATTCATTCTTATTTGGAATTTTCCAAACTAAACCAACCAGACATCTCACATGAGACAACACATTCTTTCACAATTTGAGCTTTAAGATTCCAAATGAGGCCAATCATTTTCCGTTTTGCAGGTTGTAAAGTGAACAGGTTACAGTAAACTCACACAATAGAGACTGCCTTTTCGTAGCACATGGGGGCGGCTCCAGATGGGTGCTGCTGGCCAGGATGTATATCGCCCAGCCCCACCTGAAGTGGCTTTCACCCTCGCTCCTGCTCTGTCTGGTCGTGTCTGTTTCTGCCTGTTGAACACCCTGTGCTGACTGTCTGATGTGTCATGCCCCGCCCACCAACATCAGACAGTCACGTTGTTCAGCACCAAGTCTGTGTAACGAGTGCGtgctttgtgagtgtgtgatagTGACTGGTACCAGAATGGTTTAGCTAGACACTGCAGGAGACTCCATCCTAACTCTCCTGTCACAGTTGAATCCTTTGTTGTGAGTGATGGTGCTGATCCTGGACTGCATATGTTGTTCTGATGTGATTTACACATCAGCTGTGAGGCTCAGCTGCAAACTGCTGTTACTGTCAGTGTGCTGCCCTCACGACAGCCTGAATAACAACagtgtctctcctctctttgcctcctcctgtcctcctcctcagttgCAGTACTGTGGCTCGTTGTTTCGTCATGAAGGTTGGCCTCTGTGCATCCATGAGAAGGTAGTGATTCAGCTGTGTCCTCTGGATCAGCGCCTCCTCCACCCAGGAGACTTCTACCTGCtggtttctcctcctcctcctcctgctgctgctgctcctcgcCCATCTCGAACACACAGCGCCTCCTGCAGGAGAGCTGTGACCTCGTGCCCCCGCCTGCTCCTGTGCAGCGTGTCGGCTGGCAGCCATCATGTGGAGCAACAGGAGGTGTCGGAGTTAGCCCTGCGCTCCCTCTTCAGCATGGCCTGGATGGACTCTGTCAACAGGGAGAGGGAGCAGCGAGGGGCGTCCAGGCTGGAGCGCTGCCTCCTCTCTGCCCATGGAGACGTCTTCAGAGTCCCCTGGGAGGATCTGATCTACCCACAATTCATCAGCCGACCTGACGCATCCCTGAAGGAGGACCAGGAGTCGTCTGTTAAGTGTGGAGATGAGTTAGTAAACACATCACACAATCCCTGTAGACATTCTGATACCTCGACACAGGATGTAAATCTCTTCCCATCTTCTACAAAAAGTGACCAACCACCAGTGAGTGGCGAGGGCGAGGACTCAGAGGGCGAGTATGTGGAGCTGACAGAGCTGCCGCTGCCTCGCTTCTCCCCACAGAAAGGCTCCTTAACCCAGTCCATCAGTCTGCAGCTCCGAGCCAGGACCAGCACACATTCCTCTGCACACCCCCCACAAAACGCTCCTGCTTCGTCAGGCAATCATCAAACCACTAACACACGGTCCTCCTGGGCCTCTGTGGAGGTCAGCTCCCACACCAGGCTTCGCTCCATGCGCATTGAGGAGACACTCAGTCAGGACTCCTGTGCACCTGTTATTCTCGCCCCCatctcccccacctccctctctccctgctcctcctctgctcctcctgaaTTCGTGGAAACCTCCAGCTTTCAGATGAAGCACTGGACTCGACAGGAGCAAACAGAAGGTACCAATTCAGGCAGGAGTTTGAAGCTAGACAGTCACCCTGCAAACTGCACAGAACACAGAGGGGAGGCCGACGGGGAGCAgggtgaggagggggtggaagcaaagggggagacagaggaagagagggaggaggaaagggtGATGGAGGGGCAGAAAGGGACGCATGACATTTTAGTGTCAGGTGATGAAGGTGAAGAGAAGAATAAAGAGCTGGAGGGCAAGGAGTGCAGAAGGGAAGTTTTACTGCTGCAGAAGGATGAGACTGAAGACATGGAGGCAGAGGTGAATGAAGAAGGTAATGATGAGGTAGAGGTAGAAGAGGAGGTTCAGCTTATAATTGTGCAGCAGaatcaagaaagaaaacaagaggtGCAAGTAAtgagagaagatgagagaaaagatgaTTACAGAGGAGGGgaacaagcacagacacacactgaggactcttattctgaaaacacaccacagacGCACACTGAGGACTCTTATTCTGAAAacagaccacagacacacactgaggactcttattctgaaaacacaccacagacacacactgaggactcttattctgaaaacacaccacagacacacactgagaactcttattctgaaaacacaccacagacacacactgaggactcttattctgaaaacacaccacagacacacactgaggactcttattctgaaaacacaccacagacacacactgagaactcttattctgaaaacacaccacagacacacactgaggactcttattctgaaaacacaccacagacacacactgaggactCCTattctgaaaacacaccacagacacacactgaggactcttattctgaaaacacaccacagacacacactgaggactcttattctgaaaacacaccacagacacacactgaggactcttattctgaaaacacaccacagacacacactgaggactcttattctgaaaacacaccacagacacattCTGGTGAGACTGAAGAGTGCAgcactcaacacacacagtctgaagaGTCCAGCTCACTTTGGGCTGAACCAGATGAGTCTGACCCCCACTGGGaaatggaagaggaggaggaggaggaggaggagatcagcTGTGAGGAGCCTGGTGGAGGAAGAACTTCAGAGCTTCAGACTGAAGGTATGCAAacctgtttctcctcctcagtctcttctccttcctgctTTTCATCCCACAAAACATCAGACTCTTTGtgtctccccctccttctcttctgattggctgaattaagcccccccccccacaattTTATCTTCCTCCTCAACATCCTGTTCAgtcagcgcacacacacacacacacatgcttcagCCTGTGTTAACACTCCTGTCTGGATGTTGGAGAACTGCTCTCAGTCTATAGTCACTGGACTGCTGAGTCCTGGTCCCCTCTGAATTATTTGGTTCTTTGACGCTGGTTTAAAATATTTACCTGAACTGCTGTAATAGCAGCAAGTCCCTAAACCCAAACCTGCTGACAGTCAGCTGATCAGAATCCAGACGTTTTACTGTGAACCCCAAACCCCAAaatcacaggaagtgatgagtGTCGATGTGATTTCAGATGAGAACATGCAGGTCATAATGAAGGCTTCTGTTGTTTAAACTAACCATATCTCATTCAGTCACATTCATTCTTATTTGGAATTTCTAAACAAAACCAACCAGATGTCTCACGCGAGGTTATACGtgaccaaaacagaaacagtttgaTGTGTCTTCAGTCTGCTTCAAACCCcggagacagtgtgtgtggacgagcgtctcctctctgtccacatTCAGTCCACATGTCCTCTCGGTGTGCACATCATCCCGATGTGGTGTCTGCATGAGCAGGGGATGCGCTGAGTGCGAAAGCGACgtttaaatgtcagagaaatcttttgttttaaagccCTTCGCAGCACCATCTTTGAAAGAACACAAAGAGCACATGAATACACAGAAAGACCTTTAAGTCGTAATTAAACCTTGTCTTACATGAAAGAGATGATGCACACACTCAGGAGTGAGGCAGCGACGTTACGAGCTGGTAGCTCATCAGCCTCTGCTGGAGGTAAGTCTTGTCCCACAGCCGTGGACGACGTGAACATTAGAGACGTCTGTGCTTCCACCAGGTTGTTTTTCTGTACCTGCTAAACTTAGCAATCTgatcaaaataaatgtcttcaGTTATCACACAATGTAAAGAGTTTGTTCAGGTCTGATGTGCTCCAGTCCTCATAGAGACCCATAGAGAAATGTCATGGGGGCATTTTGTGTCTACTGTTAACCAGCGAAGGTCCTCACAAGTACAGTACTGTGTCCACAGGTCTCAGCAGTGCGCTGTGTCCAGTCCACTCACAGGTCAGTCTGTCTACTGGTCCCAGAGCAGCAGAACCACAACAACCAGCAGCCTCGCTACAGCTGGACCAGTCAGCTGGTCACACACTCCAGCTACAGCTCATCCAGTCCTCCCAGTCCCACCAGTCCAGCTTCTACAGTGTGCTGTTGAGATCTGGAGCTCTGTGTCTGCCaggtgagaaaaacacagccaAACCAGAGGACAGACCGCCTTGTCCTCTGAGAATGAGACGGTTTGTCCTCTGAGGATGAGGTGATCTGTCCTCTGAGAGCGAGACGGTGTGCCCTCAGAGGACGGACTGCCTCATTCTCTGAGAATGAGACGGTCTGCCCTCAGAGGACGGACCGCCGATAC
The Scatophagus argus isolate fScaArg1 chromosome 1, fScaArg1.pri, whole genome shotgun sequence DNA segment above includes these coding regions:
- the LOC124064224 gene encoding rho guanine nucleotide exchange factor 40-like, yielding MDSESLDRCIQTALSVLYPPFQATSPTVLCQVLSVVESYYRGDGLRYLLHFLLPAKQFLVNIQQGACLQYCGSLFRHEGWPLCIHEKVVIQLCPLDQRLLHPGDFYLLVSPPPPPAAAAPRPSRTHSASCRRAVTSCPRLLLCSVSAGSHHVEQQEVSELALRSLFSMAWMDSVNREREQRGASRLERCLLSAHGDVFRVPWEDLIYPQFISRPDASLKEDQESSVKCGDELVNTSHNPCRHSDTSTQDVNLFPSSTKSDQPPVSGEGEDSEGEYVELTELPLPRFSPQKGSLTQSISLQLRARTSTHSSAHPPQNAPASSGNHQTTNTRSSWASVEVSSHTRLRSMRIEETLSQDSCAPVILAPISPTSLSPCSSSAPPEFVETSSFQMKHWTRQEQTEGTNSGRSLKLDSHPANCTEHRGEADGEQGEEGVEAKGETEEEREEERVMEGQKGTHDILVSGDEGEEKNKELEGKECRREVLLLQKDETEDMEAEVNEEGNDEVEVEEEVQLIIVQQNQERKQEVQVMREDERKDDYRGGEQAQTHTEDSYSENTPQTHTEDSYSENRPQTHTEDSYSENTPQTHTEDSYSENTPQTHTENSYSENTPQ